A single genomic interval of Clostridia bacterium harbors:
- a CDS encoding cold-shock protein has translation MLGKVKWFNQEKGYGFIEREGGSDVFVHFSAIQEEGFKTLVEGQEVEFEIVEGPRGPQAANVVKL, from the coding sequence ATGCTAGGGAAAGTCAAATGGTTCAATCAAGAAAAAGGTTATGGGTTTATCGAAAGAGAAGGCGGGTCTGATGTCTTCGTGCACTTCTCTGCCATCCAGGAAGAAGGTTTCAAGACATTGGTGGAAGGGCAAGAGGTGGAATTCGAGATTGTCGAAGGTCCCCGCGGTCCCCAAGCTGCCAATGTTGTTAAATTATAA